Sequence from the Symbiopectobacterium purcellii genome:
CAAATTTGCCAAACTGGCGCAGCAATTCGGCCAAATCGTACTGCCTCACATCTGCGCAGGTGTGCAACCCCTTCTCTTCCAACCGTTTTGCGGTCACCTTACCTACACCGGGGATTTTTTCCAGCGGCAGCGCCAGCAGAAAAGCGTCCATGTTGTTGGGGGTAATCACAAACTGGCCGTTAGGTTTATTCTGTTCCGATGCCACCTTGGCAAGGAACTTGATGGGCGCCACGCCCGCGGATGCCGTGAGTTGTAACTCATTGGCGATTGTCTGGCGAATGTCCTGCGCAATCAGTGTCGCAGAACCGTTACACAACGGGCTATCCGTCACATCCAGGTAGGCTTCATCCAGCGAAAGGGGTTCGATCAGCGTGGTGTAGCGGGAAAAGATATCTCGAATCAGGCGCGAGGTGGCTTTGTACACCTCCATACGCCCCGGCAGGAGCTTAAGCTGAGGGCACAAACGCAACGCCGTCGCCGTCGCCGTCGCCATGGCGCTGTGTACGCCATAGCGGCGGGCGGGATAGTTGGCGGTGCTGATCACGCCCCGTCGATCCGCACTGCCGCCAATCGCCAGAGGAATATCGCGCATTTCAATGGCGGCATAGAAGCAATCCATATCGACATGAATAATTTTACGCATACGCCCTCCAATTACTGTACAAAAATACAGTAATAAAAAACAGTATGCAAGTGAGATTAACGCGCTATGGGCCCATCGCCACTTTCAGCAGGAATCAACATCACCAGTTTGAATTCCTGGTGCAATGCCGGATGAAAAGTCTGCTGCTGATAAGCGATCGCCTGGCCTGTGGTGGCGTGGTGAAAGCGCCGCTCGCCACCTTCACGCGCCATCACCGCTTGTTGCGTCCACCAGCGTTCGAACTCACGGCTATCACGACACAATTGCATAATTAATTCACGCATCCGCTCATGGGAATAATGGCTCGATTCGGCACGAAATTCCGCCACCACACGGCGAGCACGCTCGGGCCAGTCCACCACCAGCTGCTTTGCCAGCGGATGAACAAACATGAAACGCAGCAGGTTAGGTTGCGGATCCTCACCTAACCAGCCACGAAACAGTCCCTGTGCCTGCCCGTTCCAATCCAGCACATTCCACATGCCATCCAGCAGATAAGCCGGACAATCCATATACCGTAACGCCGCCGTCACCTGTGTGCCCAAAGGCAAAGCCTCAGATTGTTTGTCCGGATCTTTAACATTTGCCAGGTTAAACAAATACTCGCGTGCGGCGGGTGCAAGCTGTAGCGCTTGTGCCAACCGTGACAGCGCGGCAGGAGAGACGGAGACCTCACGCCCCTGTTCTATCCAGGTGTACCTGGTGGTGCTGATGCGGCTCAGCTGCGCTAACTCTTCACGGCGCAAACCGCTGGTACATCGCCGCCCCGCTGCGGGTAGCCCGACTTTCTCCGGCGCAAGCATTTCACGCTGTGCACGCAAAAAAGCGCCCAACGCCTTTGGACCACTCAGTGAGCCATTACTCATGTTCTCTTGACCGTGTTGGTGAGCACTATGTTGGTTAACGCGAATCGTGTTAATCAAACCATCACTATTCTACACCAGTATAAATGTTCATATTTTACCCGTATTAGGCGCTCTCTATAGTAACAATAACTCGGGTCATTCAGGTCGACGTAGCGCTGCGTCTTACCTCCGTCAACAGCATGAGAGCAATCATGAAAACTACACCGAATCACCATCAGCACGTCGTTGAACAATTTGGCGCACAGGCGCAACACTATTTAAACAGCGCGGTACACGCACAAGGCAAAGATCTCACCTGGCTGGCACAGCGCCTTGCCGCGTTTCCCGATGCCCACATCATCGATGTGGGGTGTGGCGCAGGCCATGCCAGCTTTGTTGCCGCGCAGCACGTCGCCCGCGTAACGGCTTACGATCTCTCAACGGAGATGCTGAGCGTCGTGGCGCAGGCGGCCCAGCAGAAGGGGCTGAACAACATCCACACCCAACAGGGTCCTGCGGAGTCTCTGCCCTTTGCCAACGCCAGCGCCGATGTGATCATTAGCCGCTATTCGGCACATCACTGGCACGACGTCGGGCGGGCCTTACGTGAAATCCAACGCGTGTTGAAGCCGGGAGGCACGGTGATTCTGATGGATGTGGTTTCGCCAGGCCATCCGGTGCTGGATATCTACCTGCAAACGGTGGAAATGCTACGTGACACCTCACATGTGCGTAACTACGCGCCGGGTGAGTGGATGACGTTGCTGACCGAGTCCGGTTTTGCCATACGTCAGCTTCAGGCAGACAAGCTGCCGCTGGAGTTCAGCAGTTGGATTGCGCCTATGCGTACACCGCCACATTTCTCCACCGCCATTCTGGCGCTGCAAAAAACCTTGTCCGCCGAGGTCATCGACTATTTTGCGATTCAAGCCGATGGCTCATTCAGCACGGATATCATGACCATTGAAGCGCAACGCGCATAAATAGGACTGACACATCAGGTGACAATGTTTTTTCCTGTCAATACGCTTGTAGAAACGCAGAGAAAAAGCAGTGTCACCGTTTTCTTAACGTAAAAATGCCGTTTTGCTGCTTTTCTCGCTTGATAAAAATAAACGCAATGATAATGTGACTGCGCCTGTCTCATAAAAGATGAGCAGGGCAGCGGCTATCGTTTGTCACACAGCTTTTACCATCAGGATTAATAATGCAAAAAATCGCGCTGTCTATTGCGATGTTGTTTTTTTTGCCATCCGTCGTTGTTACCAGTGTCGCCAGTGAACCGGCTCCCATAGCAAAAGAATTAAAACAACAATTATTAGGTTCGCCGATCTATATTCAGATCTTCAAAGAAGAGCGGATACTGGAACTGTACGCCAAGGTAGGAAATGAATATCGCCTGCTGGACCACTACCCCATCTGCAAATATTCCGGCGGATTAGGGCCCAAGCGTGTCGAGGGCGATCTGAAAAGCCCGGAAGGCTTCTATCAGGTTGATCTGCGGCAGTTAAAACCCGATAGCCACTACTACAAAGCGATCAACATTGGTTTTCCTAATGAATACGACCGGGCGCAGGGCTATTCTGGTCGCTATTTGATGATTCACGGTGAATGCGTCTCTGTTGGCTGTTATGCCATGACCAACAACTATATCGACGAAATTTACCGTTATGCCGAAGCAGCGTTGCGTAATGGGCAAACCAAAATTGATTTGGCGATATATCCTTTCCGTATGACGGAAACCAACATGCAGCGCCACCGTAATTCCACGTATAACAGTTTCTGGCGTCAACTTCAGCCGGGCTATGCGTATTTCAACCAGAATTATCAGCCACCGTTAATCACAGTAAATAACGGACAGTATGTGGTTAACCCATCCGTTATCAGCAGTGAAAAACCATCACGCTATGCGTTCACCCAAACAAAATAGCACGAACTCACCTGGCATAATTTGATGCCAGGTTTCATTCCCCGTCAGCGGCTGCGTCGCCAGCACGGTCACCACATCGTTGGGTGTCGTTTGCTGCTGAAAATCGATTTCCACATCCTGATCCAATAACGTGGCCTTGCCAAAGGGCGCACGCCGCGTGATCCAGTACAGCTTGGTGGAGCAGTACCCCATCACAAAGCGTCCGTCAGAAAGCAGCATGTTGAACACGCCTTTACTTCTCAGCACGTCAGCTTGCGATGCGATAAAACGCAACACCGCAGGCCAACGGGTAGGCGAGCGTGGATAACGCTGCGCCAACTGATTGAGCAACCAGCAGAAGGCGTACTCGCTGTCCGTTTGTCCCACGGGGCGGAAATGGCCGGTTTTCAAACCGCGATACCCCTTCAACTGACCGTTATGGGCGAACGTCCAGTTACGCCCCCACAGCTCGCGAGTAAACGGGTGGGTATTTTCCAGCGTGACCGCGCCGCGATTCGCCTGACGAATGTGCGACACCACGGCGCAGGATTTAATCGGATACTCCTGCACCAAGCGGGCGATAGGAGAGTTGAAACTCGGCAACGGATCTTTGAACGTGCGACAACCATTGCCTTCATAGAAGGTAATGCCCCAGCCATCTTTGTGTGGCCCGGTGCCGCCGCCGCGCTGTATAAGCCCGGTAAAGCTAAAACAGATATCCGTCGGAACGTTTGCGCTCATCCCAAGCAGTTCACACATGTCCCCTCCTACCCCCTACTGCTAGCAACCTGGCGAGATTACTGCCCTTTTGCCATTTCTTTTTCAACTAACTGGATCAGGATATGAATCGCTTTGATGTGCACTTCCTGAATACGGTCAGCGTAACCGAAGTGCGGTACACTAATTTCAACATCCGCCGTGTCCGCCATTTTACCGCCGTCTTTGCCGGTCAGGGTGATGACCTTCATCCCTTTGGCGCGCGCGGCATCAATGGCCTTGATGATATTACCGGAATTGCCCGAAGTGGAAATCCCGAGCAGCACATCCCCTTCACGCCCCAGCGATTCTACGTAGCGAGAAAACACGAAATCGTAGCCAAAATCATTGCTCACGCAGGAGAGATGGCTGGGATCGGAGATAGCAATCGCCGGGTAACCAGGACGATTCTCACGATAACGACCGGTCAATTCTTCGGCAAAATGCATCGCATCGCAGTGTGAACCGCCATTGCCGCAGGAAATCACTTTGCCACCCGCCTTGAACGCATCAGCCAGCAGCACTGCCGCATTCTGGATCGACTGAATGTTCGCGTCGTCACTCAGAAAAGCGTCCAGCGTAGCCGCAGCCTCTTTCAGTTCACTACGGATTAAGTCCTGATACATAGGATCCTCTCGTTTTGTTCGGTAACAGGCGATAACTCTGCATCGCACCGAAGGCACGCGCAGAGGGAATGCTGGCAGTGTAACGGATCGTGGAAACCGCGAGAAGTATGCTATGCCGCAATCAAGACAATTGCTGATGTTTATCACTAGCGGGGTAAAAACGCACCAGTTTGTGAGTTAAGTTGTAATTGCGTTGTAAATAAATTGATAAAAAAGACGCGATGCACTACACACTATACACATACAGGTCAGACCTCTTAGCAGATGTTTGCCGTAGTGATAACAGGATTGAGTGGGATGCGCGCAGGCGCACGTGAACGGATCGGATTAACGGCCGATGACAACTCTGGAGACGAACTATGGTCGCAGTCAGTATTCTTGTTTTGCTGATAATGGTGGGAGCCCTGTTTTATCATCGGGTGAATCTGCCGCTCAGCGCCGCGTTGCTCGTGGCCTACTTCGCGTTGATGGGTGCTGGTGGGCTGTGGTCCTACTGGTCGTTGTTGCCGTTACTGGTGGTGCTCGCGCCATTAGTCGTGAACGCGTTGCGCCAAAAGGCACTGTCGGCTCCGGCCCTGCGGGTGTTTAAGAAAGTGATGCCCGCCATGTCAAACACCGAGAAAGAGGCCATCAACGCCGGGACCACCTGGTGGGAAGGCGAACTGTTTCGCGGTGCACCGGACTGGAAGATGCTGCATAACTACCCGCAGCCGACATTGACAGAAGAAGAGCAGGCGTTTCTCAATGGCCCAGTGGAAGAGGCCTGCCGCATGGCAAATGATTTCCAGATAACCCATGAGTTGGCCGATCTGCCGCCGGAGCTGTGGGCATTCCTCAAGCAGCACCGCTTCTTCGCCATGATCATCAAAAAGCAGTACGGCGGGCTGGAATTCTCCGCCTATGCGCAGTCTCAGGTACTGCAAAAACTGGCGGGTGTCTCCAGCATTCTGGCGATCACCGTTGGCGTGCCTAACTCGCTCGGCCCCGGCGAACTGTTGCAACATTACGGCACTGAAGATCAGAAAGATCACTACCTGCCACGTCTGGCACGCGGTCAGGAAATTCCCTGCTTCGCACTCACCAGCCCGGAAGCTGGCTCCGATGCGGGCTCGATCCCAGATATCGGCATTGTGTGCTACGGGGAATGGCAAGGCGAGCAGGTGCTGGGTATGCGTTTAACCTGGAACAAACGCTATATCACGTTGGCACCGATTGCCACCGTGCTTGGGTTAGCGTTTAAGCTGCACGATCCCGATCACCTGCTGGGTGACGAAGACGATATCGGTATTACCTGTGCACTGATCCCGACCAGCACGCCCGGCGTCCAGATTGGTCGTCGCCACTTCCCGCTTAACGTGCCGTTCCAAAACGGCCCGACGCAAGGAGAAAACATTTTCGTACCGCTCGATTACATTATCGGCGGATCGAAAATGGCCGGTCAGGGCTGGCGCATGCTGATGGAATGTCTGTCGGTGGGGCGCGGTATTACGCTGCCGTCCAACTCGACCGGGGGCATGAAATCCATTGCACTGGCAACCGGGGCTTATGCCCACCTGCGCCGCCAGTTCAAAATCTCCATCGGCAAAATGGAAGGGATTGAAGAGCCGCTGGCGCGTATCGCAGGCAATACCTACGTTATGGATGCTGCCGCGACGCTGGTGACCGTCGGCATTATGCAAGGTGCCAAACCGGCGGTGCTCTCCGCTATCGTGAAATATCATTGCACCCAGCGCGCCGCGCTGGATGCCATGGATATCACCGGCGGTAAAGGTATCTGTCTTGGCCCTTCCAACTTCGTGGCGCGCAGCTATCAAGGCTCCCCCATCGCGATCACCGTGGAAGGGGCTAACATCCTGACGCGCAGCATGATTATCTTCGGCCAGGGTGCGATTCGCTGCCATCCCTACGTGCTCAAAGAGATGGCGGCAGCACAGGACGATAACCTGCACAGCTTCGATCGTGCACTGTTTGGCCATATCGGGCATGTCGGCAGCAATCTGGCTCGTAGCCTATGGCTGGGGCTCAGTAATGGGCATTTGAGTCATGCACCGACCAAAGATGCCACCCGCCACTACTATCAGCGGATGAATCGCCTCAGTGCCAACCTGGCTCTGCTGGCGGATGTGTCGATGGCGGTGCTGGGCGGTGACTTAAAACGTC
This genomic interval carries:
- the dinB gene encoding DNA polymerase IV; translation: MRKIIHVDMDCFYAAIEMRDIPLAIGGSADRRGVISTANYPARRYGVHSAMATATATALRLCPQLKLLPGRMEVYKATSRLIRDIFSRYTTLIEPLSLDEAYLDVTDSPLCNGSATLIAQDIRQTIANELQLTASAGVAPIKFLAKVASEQNKPNGQFVITPNNMDAFLLALPLEKIPGVGKVTAKRLEEKGLHTCADVRQYDLAELLRQFGKFGRVLWERCHGIDERAVSPDRLRKSVGVEKTLATDIHHWHECEGLVEQLYQELELRLRRVKPDLHIARQGVKLKFDDFCQTTQEHVWPELNKQDLLRLARQTWEERRQTRGVRLVGLHVTLLDPQMERQLLLNLE
- a CDS encoding helix-turn-helix transcriptional regulator, which gives rise to MSNGSLSGPKALGAFLRAQREMLAPEKVGLPAAGRRCTSGLRREELAQLSRISTTRYTWIEQGREVSVSPAALSRLAQALQLAPAAREYLFNLANVKDPDKQSEALPLGTQVTAALRYMDCPAYLLDGMWNVLDWNGQAQGLFRGWLGEDPQPNLLRFMFVHPLAKQLVVDWPERARRVVAEFRAESSHYSHERMRELIMQLCRDSREFERWWTQQAVMAREGGERRFHHATTGQAIAYQQQTFHPALHQEFKLVMLIPAESGDGPIAR
- a CDS encoding class I SAM-dependent methyltransferase, with the translated sequence MKTTPNHHQHVVEQFGAQAQHYLNSAVHAQGKDLTWLAQRLAAFPDAHIIDVGCGAGHASFVAAQHVARVTAYDLSTEMLSVVAQAAQQKGLNNIHTQQGPAESLPFANASADVIISRYSAHHWHDVGRALREIQRVLKPGGTVILMDVVSPGHPVLDIYLQTVEMLRDTSHVRNYAPGEWMTLLTESGFAIRQLQADKLPLEFSSWIAPMRTPPHFSTAILALQKTLSAEVIDYFAIQADGSFSTDIMTIEAQRA
- the dpaA gene encoding peptidoglycan meso-diaminopimelic acid protein amidase, with product MQKIALSIAMLFFLPSVVVTSVASEPAPIAKELKQQLLGSPIYIQIFKEERILELYAKVGNEYRLLDHYPICKYSGGLGPKRVEGDLKSPEGFYQVDLRQLKPDSHYYKAINIGFPNEYDRAQGYSGRYLMIHGECVSVGCYAMTNNYIDEIYRYAEAALRNGQTKIDLAIYPFRMTETNMQRHRNSTYNSFWRQLQPGYAYFNQNYQPPLITVNNGQYVVNPSVISSEKPSRYAFTQTK
- a CDS encoding class II glutamine amidotransferase; this translates as MCELLGMSANVPTDICFSFTGLIQRGGGTGPHKDGWGITFYEGNGCRTFKDPLPSFNSPIARLVQEYPIKSCAVVSHIRQANRGAVTLENTHPFTRELWGRNWTFAHNGQLKGYRGLKTGHFRPVGQTDSEYAFCWLLNQLAQRYPRSPTRWPAVLRFIASQADVLRSKGVFNMLLSDGRFVMGYCSTKLYWITRRAPFGKATLLDQDVEIDFQQQTTPNDVVTVLATQPLTGNETWHQIMPGEFVLFCLGERIA
- the lpcA gene encoding D-sedoheptulose 7-phosphate isomerase; this translates as MYQDLIRSELKEAAATLDAFLSDDANIQSIQNAAVLLADAFKAGGKVISCGNGGSHCDAMHFAEELTGRYRENRPGYPAIAISDPSHLSCVSNDFGYDFVFSRYVESLGREGDVLLGISTSGNSGNIIKAIDAARAKGMKVITLTGKDGGKMADTADVEISVPHFGYADRIQEVHIKAIHILIQLVEKEMAKGQ
- the fadE gene encoding acyl-CoA dehydrogenase FadE, with translation MVAVSILVLLIMVGALFYHRVNLPLSAALLVAYFALMGAGGLWSYWSLLPLLVVLAPLVVNALRQKALSAPALRVFKKVMPAMSNTEKEAINAGTTWWEGELFRGAPDWKMLHNYPQPTLTEEEQAFLNGPVEEACRMANDFQITHELADLPPELWAFLKQHRFFAMIIKKQYGGLEFSAYAQSQVLQKLAGVSSILAITVGVPNSLGPGELLQHYGTEDQKDHYLPRLARGQEIPCFALTSPEAGSDAGSIPDIGIVCYGEWQGEQVLGMRLTWNKRYITLAPIATVLGLAFKLHDPDHLLGDEDDIGITCALIPTSTPGVQIGRRHFPLNVPFQNGPTQGENIFVPLDYIIGGSKMAGQGWRMLMECLSVGRGITLPSNSTGGMKSIALATGAYAHLRRQFKISIGKMEGIEEPLARIAGNTYVMDAAATLVTVGIMQGAKPAVLSAIVKYHCTQRAALDAMDITGGKGICLGPSNFVARSYQGSPIAITVEGANILTRSMIIFGQGAIRCHPYVLKEMAAAQDDNLHSFDRALFGHIGHVGSNLARSLWLGLSNGHLSHAPTKDATRHYYQRMNRLSANLALLADVSMAVLGGDLKRRERISARLGDVLSQLYLASATLKRFDDEGRQQADLPLVHWGVQDSLHQAEVALNDLLRNFPNRAVAAIMRIALFPLGQVSPAPSDRLDHQVAKLLQTPSATRSRLGRGQYLTASEHNPVGLLEQSLLEVMAAEPIHQRLSKALGKSLPFMRLDQLAEQALAEGDITAEEAQILIRAEASRLRAINVDDFAPEALAAQAPQAKPATKKSVAVA